From a region of the Thiorhodovibrio winogradskyi genome:
- a CDS encoding transporter substrate-binding domain-containing protein, with translation MFAVFWLLLPQAVSAAPEVALTPAEQAWLAEHPDITLGTDASWAPYVQRLANGEVVGMEADIIARINALTGANIRLVLGKWSEMVDQARRGELHGLALSARHTERAEHFLFTDSAHTSKRLVLVRADANPVPGGMRDLKGWRVGYQRGNLVDEKLLGRWPEIDPVRLDPADLTAALARGEVDALLIGLPLFALPEPGPQREFLPAFVVPGSEEPLLYSIHRDHPELSGLINSALAAMEPSELLAIQRKWNLVPPPVFGRVNLSPEQRAWLDAHPRIVLGSSEAFAPALMRDRDGQLSGILKDIFDRLNSRLGTNIQIHAEPSWAGVIEQAVVGKLDGLLAVARMSFWRDRFLLTEPLLKTQVYVFARDDESTGGGDISALFGQRVGVLRGHRHISGLLAEYPRHIEVVGQGDYQALASALLAGEVDRVVADGTFDWWRRENTLVGFGIASVLREGQYDVVTAIRQDWPELVEILNLGIKSLSAAELAAIRDRWLGSLEPGSKQAGQQQQQSAARQGVIPALELTAAERAWLDAHDEIVLGITEQFQPDIIIGADGRQSGLVVDFLELLNGPLGGRLKLKVERDWVSVTEQAMAREIDGLAVSSPNPIWDQHFLYTDPLYQGYFSLYRRVDDPPLTRREELRGLRVGYLAGIKKVDELLADVPDLSLVPLADNASMAKALIDGEVDALIGSVDLEWWRRQHSALAFRPTGILAGSEHLVVTSIRKDWPELVSILNKALRQIPSDEWARIQGRWLGEVPAVSGPSARLNLPEEARAWLADHPRIRFAVSRDWAPVGFYDSDDQPAGIAPDYLAHLGAQLGVLFEPVPVANWNEAMSGLEQGQIDLLPAMALTPERLQRFLFTEPYLEFPVAIFARVETPLIDRLSTLHGQQVIVIEGHAIQEWLERDHPDIQLVRVRDAQSAVRALADGQGDALIGNLFAISQAIARAKLFQIRVAGDTPYSYRLAMATRPTWAPLIGILDQALQAMPAAEREAIQSRWMRELPAPELDYRLLWQVLAAAALVLGLILAWNFSLRRQIQRRHLAEQILSRSETLLRNTLDATENGVLVSAVDGQLLCINRRFQQLWGISDEHLSAHGDDAGLLHLVTEQLADPPAFVQRVRQLYANDEECTEILRFRDGRVFSRYSRPLEVDGQPARLWSFTDVTERERVMAALQQAKEAAEGANRAKSDFLANMSHEIRTPMNAILGMLHLALQADLGEQVRGYLDRAETAAKNLLGLLNDILDLSKVEAGQMRLEQVSFSLGEVLDNLAAVIGHQARAKGLAFHIERIDNPSERLPDGLVGDPLRLSQILTNLAGNAVKFTERGEVRIEVERRLEPDRPDNVGAEMSTGQVTLEFRIKDTGIGMDPALSARLFEPFQQADTSITRRYGGTGLGLSICKRLLDLMGGAIAVDSQLEGGTLFTVTLRFERAPSRAGAPSSAMPTPARPVSLAGHRVLVVEDNAVNREVARALLEREGLVVSAAEDGLIAVERLERDGCDAFDLVLMDVQMPNLDGYAATARIRALPGGDALPIIGVTAHARAEDIAQVRAAGMNAYISKPIDAWHLSATMAKQLGSVGAAGANGANGTDRAPSVDPRPQLNGAGMTPVARVLADMATKAAIKDASIEEDFLAQRAILGATLDAADFRALADAISTYRFDRLRPLLERLRQSMDEESNE, from the coding sequence GTGTTTGCTGTTTTCTGGCTGCTGCTGCCACAGGCCGTCAGTGCCGCGCCCGAGGTGGCTCTCACCCCGGCCGAGCAAGCCTGGCTGGCGGAGCATCCCGACATTACCCTGGGCACGGATGCCAGTTGGGCGCCCTATGTGCAGCGCCTGGCCAATGGCGAGGTGGTGGGCATGGAAGCGGACATCATCGCGCGCATCAATGCGCTGACCGGCGCCAATATCCGCCTGGTGCTGGGGAAGTGGTCCGAGATGGTCGACCAGGCCAGGCGCGGCGAGCTGCATGGGCTGGCGCTCTCGGCACGGCATACGGAGAGGGCCGAGCATTTTCTGTTTACCGACAGCGCACACACGAGCAAGCGCCTGGTGCTGGTGCGCGCGGATGCCAACCCAGTCCCGGGTGGCATGAGGGATCTCAAGGGCTGGCGGGTGGGCTACCAGCGCGGCAATCTGGTGGATGAAAAACTCCTGGGGCGCTGGCCGGAGATCGATCCCGTGCGCCTTGACCCCGCGGACTTGACCGCCGCGCTCGCGCGTGGCGAGGTCGACGCCCTCCTGATCGGTCTGCCCTTGTTCGCCCTGCCGGAACCCGGCCCGCAGCGCGAGTTTCTGCCGGCCTTTGTGGTTCCTGGCAGCGAGGAGCCGCTGCTGTATTCCATCCACCGCGACCACCCCGAACTGAGCGGCCTCATCAACAGCGCATTGGCGGCCATGGAACCTTCTGAGTTGCTGGCCATTCAACGCAAATGGAACCTAGTGCCGCCGCCGGTGTTTGGTCGCGTCAATCTTAGCCCGGAGCAGCGGGCCTGGCTCGATGCCCATCCGCGCATTGTTCTAGGTTCCTCGGAAGCCTTCGCGCCGGCGCTGATGCGCGACCGCGACGGCCAACTCAGCGGTATCCTCAAGGACATTTTCGACCGCCTGAATAGCCGTCTCGGCACCAACATTCAAATTCATGCCGAGCCGAGCTGGGCGGGCGTGATCGAACAGGCCGTGGTCGGCAAACTCGACGGTCTGCTGGCGGTCGCGCGCATGTCCTTCTGGCGTGACCGCTTTCTGTTGACAGAGCCCCTCTTAAAAACGCAGGTCTATGTCTTCGCGCGCGATGATGAAAGCACCGGAGGCGGTGACATCAGCGCGCTTTTTGGTCAGCGCGTGGGTGTGCTGCGTGGACACAGGCACATTAGCGGGCTGCTCGCCGAGTATCCGCGCCATATCGAGGTGGTAGGCCAAGGTGACTATCAGGCACTGGCATCCGCGCTGCTGGCTGGAGAGGTGGATCGGGTGGTGGCGGATGGGACCTTCGACTGGTGGCGACGCGAGAATACCCTGGTCGGCTTTGGGATCGCCAGTGTGCTGCGCGAGGGCCAGTATGATGTCGTCACCGCCATTCGCCAGGACTGGCCGGAACTGGTCGAGATTCTCAATTTGGGCATTAAGAGCCTCAGTGCCGCCGAACTGGCCGCCATCCGCGACCGCTGGCTGGGCAGCCTGGAGCCAGGCTCCAAGCAGGCCGGCCAACAACAGCAACAATCAGCCGCGCGACAGGGCGTCATCCCCGCGCTGGAGCTGACCGCCGCCGAGCGCGCCTGGCTGGATGCGCACGATGAGATCGTTCTGGGCATCACCGAGCAATTCCAGCCGGACATCATCATCGGCGCCGATGGCCGCCAGTCGGGGCTGGTGGTGGACTTTCTCGAGCTGCTCAATGGCCCGCTCGGCGGCCGGCTGAAGCTCAAGGTTGAACGCGACTGGGTCAGCGTCACCGAGCAGGCCATGGCGCGCGAGATTGACGGTCTGGCGGTGTCCTCGCCCAATCCGATCTGGGATCAGCATTTTCTCTATACCGACCCCCTGTACCAGGGTTATTTCAGCCTTTATCGGCGCGTTGATGATCCGCCCCTGACCCGGCGCGAGGAGTTGCGCGGTCTGCGCGTCGGCTACCTGGCCGGGATAAAAAAGGTCGATGAACTCCTCGCCGATGTGCCTGATCTCAGCCTGGTGCCGCTGGCCGATAATGCCAGCATGGCCAAGGCGTTGATCGATGGCGAGGTCGATGCCCTCATTGGCAGCGTCGATCTGGAATGGTGGCGGCGTCAGCACAGCGCGCTCGCCTTCCGTCCCACCGGCATTCTGGCTGGCAGCGAGCATCTGGTGGTGACATCCATCCGCAAGGATTGGCCCGAACTGGTCAGTATTCTCAACAAGGCGCTGCGCCAGATTCCCAGCGACGAGTGGGCACGTATTCAAGGCCGGTGGTTGGGCGAGGTGCCCGCAGTGTCCGGCCCGAGCGCAAGGCTGAACCTGCCCGAGGAGGCGCGCGCCTGGCTGGCCGACCATCCTCGCATTCGCTTCGCCGTCAGCCGCGATTGGGCGCCGGTGGGTTTTTATGACAGCGACGATCAGCCCGCCGGCATCGCGCCTGATTATCTGGCGCACCTGGGCGCGCAGTTGGGCGTGCTGTTCGAGCCTGTACCCGTGGCCAACTGGAACGAGGCCATGAGCGGACTCGAGCAGGGCCAGATTGACCTGCTGCCAGCGATGGCCCTCACGCCCGAACGCCTGCAGCGGTTTTTGTTCACCGAGCCCTACCTGGAGTTTCCCGTTGCCATTTTCGCCCGTGTCGAGACCCCGCTGATCGACCGTCTGAGTACTCTGCATGGCCAGCAGGTGATTGTGATCGAGGGCCACGCCATCCAGGAATGGCTGGAGCGCGATCATCCCGACATCCAGCTGGTGCGGGTACGCGATGCCCAGAGCGCGGTGCGGGCCTTGGCCGATGGCCAGGGCGATGCCCTGATTGGCAATCTGTTCGCCATCAGCCAGGCGATTGCGCGCGCCAAGCTGTTTCAGATTCGCGTCGCCGGCGACACCCCCTACAGCTACCGTCTGGCCATGGCCACGCGGCCGACCTGGGCGCCGCTGATCGGGATTCTCGATCAGGCCCTGCAGGCCATGCCGGCGGCCGAGCGCGAGGCCATCCAGAGCCGTTGGATGCGTGAGCTACCCGCGCCGGAGCTGGATTACCGGCTGCTGTGGCAGGTGCTGGCCGCCGCCGCGCTGGTGCTTGGCTTGATCCTGGCCTGGAACTTCAGCCTGAGACGTCAGATTCAGCGCCGGCATCTGGCCGAGCAGATCTTGAGTCGCAGCGAAACCCTGCTACGCAACACCCTGGATGCCACCGAGAACGGTGTGCTGGTGAGTGCCGTCGATGGCCAACTGCTGTGCATCAATCGGCGTTTTCAGCAGCTCTGGGGGATCAGCGATGAACACCTGAGCGCCCATGGCGATGATGCCGGGCTACTGCACTTGGTCACCGAGCAGCTCGCCGATCCGCCCGCTTTTGTCCAACGCGTCCGCCAACTCTATGCGAACGACGAGGAATGCACCGAGATCCTGCGCTTTCGCGACGGGCGCGTGTTCTCGCGCTACAGCCGCCCCCTTGAGGTCGATGGCCAGCCCGCGCGTCTGTGGTCCTTCACCGACGTGACCGAGCGCGAGCGGGTGATGGCGGCGCTGCAGCAGGCCAAGGAGGCCGCCGAGGGAGCCAATCGTGCCAAAAGCGACTTCCTCGCCAACATGAGCCACGAGATCCGCACGCCCATGAATGCCATTCTTGGCATGCTGCACCTGGCTCTGCAGGCCGACCTTGGCGAGCAGGTGCGTGGCTATCTTGACAGGGCCGAGACCGCGGCCAAGAACCTGCTTGGGCTGCTCAACGACATTCTCGACCTGTCCAAGGTCGAGGCGGGGCAGATGCGCTTGGAGCAGGTATCTTTCTCCCTCGGTGAGGTGTTGGATAATCTGGCCGCCGTGATCGGCCATCAAGCGCGTGCCAAGGGGCTGGCATTTCATATTGAGCGTATCGACAACCCGTCCGAGCGCCTGCCCGATGGCTTGGTCGGCGATCCGCTGCGCTTGAGCCAGATTCTGACCAACCTCGCCGGCAACGCAGTCAAGTTCACCGAGCGCGGCGAGGTGCGCATCGAGGTCGAGCGCCGCCTTGAGCCAGACCGTCCCGACAACGTCGGGGCAGAGATGTCCACCGGCCAGGTCACCTTGGAATTTCGCATCAAGGATACCGGTATCGGGATGGATCCGGCACTGAGCGCGCGCCTGTTCGAGCCCTTCCAGCAAGCCGATACCTCCATTACCCGCCGTTATGGCGGCACTGGGCTGGGCCTGTCCATCTGCAAGCGGCTGCTCGACCTGATGGGTGGCGCCATTGCTGTCGACAGCCAGCTTGAAGGCGGCACGCTCTTTACCGTTACCCTGCGCTTCGAGCGCGCGCCGAGCCGGGCGGGTGCGCCCAGCAGCGCCATGCCCACGCCCGCCCGCCCTGTCAGCCTGGCCGGGCACCGGGTGCTCGTGGTGGAAGACAACGCGGTGAACCGCGAGGTCGCTCGCGCCCTGCTGGAACGCGAGGGTCTGGTGGTCAGTGCCGCCGAGGACGGTCTCATCGCCGTCGAACGCCTGGAGCGCGACGGCTGCGACGCCTTCGATCTGGTCTTGATGGACGTGCAGATGCCCAATCTCGATGGCTATGCCGCCACCGCCCGCATCCGTGCCCTGCCCGGGGGCGATGCCCTGCCCATCATTGGCGTCACCGCCCACGCCCGCGCCGAGGACATCGCCCAGGTACGGGCGGCCGGCATGAACGCCTACATCAGCAAGCCCATCGATGCCTGGCACCTCTCGGCCACCATGGCCAAGCAACTCGGCTCAGTCGGTGCGGCTGGCGCCAATGGCGCCAATGGCACGGACCGCGCGCCAAGTGTTGACCCAAGGCCGCAACTGAACGGCGCTGGGATGACGCCGGTGGCAAGGGTGCTGGCGGACATGGCCACCAAGGCGGCGATCAAGGATGCGAGCATTGAAGAGGATTTTCTCGCGCAGCGTGCCATTTTGGGGGCGACCCTGGATGCAGCCGATTTCCGCGCCCTGGCCGATGCCATCAGCACCTATCGTTTTGATCGCTTGCGCCCGCTGCTGGAGCGCCTGCGACAGAGCATGGATGAAGAGTCGAATGAATGA
- a CDS encoding MotA/TolQ/ExbB proton channel family protein: protein MDFATIAGLVFVMVAVIGAILIGGELGVFINIPSIFIVIGGTFGATLMRISFGEFFGSFKIGLIAIMHSSPSPRELIEEAVQLANVARKEGILALENQSISDPFLEKGISLCIDGHPPETVERVLSKEIGLAIERHEKGISMWKSIADYSPAMGMIGTLIGLVQMLSNMDDPKAIGPAMAVALLTTLYGAVIANGIALPISEKLKAVSEQERMIQDLVLEAISSIQSGINPRVMEQILLTYLPSSQRASSAE from the coding sequence ATGGATTTTGCAACCATCGCAGGTCTCGTTTTCGTGATGGTGGCCGTTATCGGGGCCATTCTGATCGGCGGCGAACTTGGCGTTTTCATCAATATTCCCTCTATTTTTATCGTCATTGGCGGAACCTTTGGCGCCACCCTGATGCGCATCTCATTTGGCGAGTTCTTTGGCTCGTTCAAGATTGGGCTAATTGCCATCATGCATTCCTCGCCCTCGCCGCGAGAGTTGATCGAAGAGGCTGTGCAGCTTGCCAACGTGGCGCGCAAGGAAGGAATCCTGGCGCTGGAGAATCAGAGCATCAGCGATCCTTTTCTTGAGAAAGGGATCAGTCTCTGCATCGACGGTCATCCGCCGGAGACGGTGGAGCGCGTGCTGTCGAAAGAAATCGGTCTCGCGATTGAGCGTCACGAAAAAGGTATCTCGATGTGGAAGTCGATTGCCGACTATTCTCCGGCCATGGGTATGATTGGCACCCTGATTGGCCTGGTCCAAATGCTTTCGAACATGGATGATCCCAAAGCCATCGGGCCGGCCATGGCGGTTGCTCTGCTCACCACCCTTTACGGCGCGGTGATCGCCAACGGTATCGCGCTGCCGATTTCCGAGAAGCTCAAGGCGGTCAGTGAGCAGGAGCGCATGATTCAAGATCTGGTGCTGGAGGCCATCTCTTCCATTCAATCCGGTATCAATCCGCGGGTGATGGAGCAGATTCTGCTGACCTATCTGCCGAGCAGTCAACGGGCCTCAAGCGCCGAATAG
- the tssL gene encoding type VI secretion system protein TssL, long form → MSEKAKPTSCPPPGAPAWMATFADLMSLLLCFFVLLLSFSEMDVHKYKQIAGSMKMAFGVQREVDVQAIPMGTTVISPDFSPGKPTPTLAQELRQQTTDETKTQLGPDQMRKELEAAAQEIAAALQQEIEQGLIDVEVVGEEILIRIREKGSFASGSARLQDSFFPILDKIAETLSATEGSLIVAGHTDNMPINTLQFPSNWVLSAARAAAVVHQITEVQPELAERMQIRAHGDTRPVATNDTFEGRAENRRVEIVIARNKKDEEGRDITGDAINIPYRSMMPADPAASSEL, encoded by the coding sequence ATGAGCGAAAAGGCCAAACCAACTTCATGTCCACCCCCAGGCGCGCCGGCCTGGATGGCGACCTTCGCCGACCTGATGTCGTTGCTGCTGTGCTTTTTTGTGTTGCTACTGTCTTTTTCAGAAATGGACGTGCACAAGTACAAACAGATTGCCGGTTCCATGAAAATGGCCTTTGGTGTGCAGCGCGAGGTCGACGTGCAGGCCATTCCCATGGGTACCACGGTCATTTCCCCTGACTTTAGCCCCGGCAAGCCCACGCCAACCCTGGCCCAGGAGTTGCGCCAACAGACCACGGACGAAACCAAGACCCAGCTTGGTCCGGACCAGATGCGCAAGGAGTTGGAGGCGGCCGCGCAGGAGATTGCCGCGGCCCTGCAACAGGAAATCGAGCAAGGCCTGATCGATGTCGAGGTGGTCGGAGAGGAAATTCTGATTCGCATCCGCGAAAAAGGCTCCTTCGCCTCCGGTAGCGCGCGCTTGCAGGACAGCTTTTTCCCGATTCTCGACAAGATCGCCGAGACCCTGTCGGCGACTGAGGGCAGCCTGATTGTCGCTGGCCATACGGATAACATGCCAATCAACACGCTGCAGTTCCCATCCAACTGGGTGCTCTCGGCAGCCCGCGCTGCCGCTGTGGTCCATCAGATCACCGAGGTTCAGCCGGAACTGGCGGAACGAATGCAGATTCGCGCCCATGGTGACACCCGGCCTGTGGCAACGAACGATACTTTCGAGGGACGGGCCGAGAATCGCCGCGTCGAGATTGTGATCGCGCGCAACAAGAAAGACGAAGAGGGGCGGGATATTACCGGCGATGCGATCAATATCCCCTACCGTAGCATGATGCCTGCTGATCCCGCTGCGTCATCGGAGCTGTAA
- a CDS encoding DUF3096 domain-containing protein — protein sequence MDVSFLSQWPIEAALAILAGVLILLLPRLLHVMVAAYLIAIGVLGLVAFFYGASLPLKAVISLVAGILVLLRPAVLSYVVGIYLIVMGLLESGLIRF from the coding sequence ATGGATGTCTCTTTTTTGAGTCAATGGCCCATTGAGGCAGCACTGGCGATCCTTGCCGGTGTGCTGATTCTGCTCTTGCCACGGCTGTTGCATGTCATGGTGGCGGCCTATCTCATCGCGATTGGTGTCCTTGGGCTGGTGGCGTTCTTCTACGGCGCCAGTCTCCCGCTCAAAGCGGTCATCTCATTGGTCGCTGGGATCTTGGTGCTGCTGCGCCCGGCTGTCCTGAGCTATGTGGTCGGCATCTATCTGATTGTGATGGGGCTGCTTGAGTCGGGGCTGATTCGGTTTTGA
- a CDS encoding GTPase: MSGTGQIERAAAWIEADAPVIWLLGKTQAGKTSIVAELTGQARDQIGNGFEPFTAHSRLYAFPEQRPVLRFLDTRGLADTAVDAPFDDLRAAESQAHVLLLVARAEDQALDELLVLARKLRRAHPGWPLIVAQSALHQLYSSGRGHILPYPYTGTEADFALATVPDVLLRALRAQRLLFTELPGTAPVFVPLDFTRPEQGLAPLDYGASALWEALEHLLPEVVADLKTAACQPGEEGRRRRLILPWALAAASANAVPVPVLGGLGSASLQAAMVAQIARAAGRDSSRDAWKELLSTLGGGFALGYGGSWLAQQVLKLGIGWGSALTASWTFALTWAIGEVAMLLFAEQAAGRTPDREALRAHYRAAYKSALQRARGEEGLGR; this comes from the coding sequence TTGAGCGGAACCGGCCAGATCGAACGCGCGGCGGCCTGGATCGAGGCCGATGCTCCAGTGATATGGCTGCTCGGTAAAACCCAGGCGGGTAAAACCAGCATCGTCGCTGAACTGACCGGGCAGGCGCGCGATCAGATCGGCAATGGGTTTGAGCCCTTTACCGCCCACTCACGGCTCTATGCCTTTCCCGAGCAACGCCCAGTGCTTCGCTTTCTCGACACCCGAGGGCTGGCGGATACCGCGGTTGATGCACCCTTCGATGACCTGCGCGCGGCCGAGAGTCAGGCGCATGTGCTGCTGCTGGTCGCCAGGGCCGAGGATCAGGCGCTCGATGAGCTGCTGGTGCTCGCGCGCAAGTTGCGCCGCGCCCATCCGGGTTGGCCGCTGATTGTCGCGCAAAGTGCTTTGCATCAGCTCTATTCGAGCGGGCGCGGGCATATCCTGCCTTACCCCTATACCGGCACAGAGGCGGACTTCGCGCTTGCGACTGTGCCCGATGTGCTGTTGCGCGCGCTGCGCGCCCAGCGGCTGTTATTCACTGAACTGCCCGGCACGGCGCCGGTGTTCGTGCCGCTGGATTTTACCCGCCCCGAGCAGGGTCTTGCGCCCCTTGACTATGGTGCCAGCGCACTTTGGGAGGCGCTGGAGCATCTGTTGCCAGAGGTGGTGGCCGACTTGAAAACGGCCGCTTGTCAACCAGGCGAGGAGGGCCGTCGCCGCCGGCTGATCCTGCCCTGGGCGCTAGCCGCGGCGAGCGCCAATGCCGTCCCGGTGCCGGTGTTGGGCGGTCTGGGTTCCGCTAGCCTGCAGGCCGCCATGGTGGCCCAGATCGCGCGTGCGGCGGGCCGCGATAGTAGCCGTGATGCCTGGAAGGAGCTTCTCTCGACCCTGGGTGGAGGATTCGCGCTGGGCTATGGGGGCAGTTGGCTGGCGCAGCAGGTGCTTAAGCTCGGCATCGGCTGGGGTAGCGCCCTGACCGCGAGCTGGACCTTCGCGCTGACCTGGGCGATTGGCGAAGTGGCCATGCTGTTGTTCGCCGAACAGGCCGCTGGACGCACCCCGGATCGCGAAGCCTTGCGCGCCCATTATCGCGCCGCCTACAAAAGCGCCCTGCAGCGCGCGCGCGGCGAAGAAGGTCTGGGTCGCTAG
- a CDS encoding GTPase family protein: MSDPNTTSPLHWRLLLRRLWPELLTLTLVSAAFTLLPALGLLWLAQQGWLAWWLGLCAALMGLLALLRLLRRDPTAGVPMDAPRPGAAAAECQARAALAALVADTSADDLANREVVDRLLRRTVTAVATAYAPDDEAAVLNFTLPEVLLMLEEVARRLRHILSTELPVLRHLRLSWAARGSDLIGRGLKPARGLANAWRVMRLADPLGAVIAEVRSLVIEQGVTLLGREARAVMATVLVREVGEVAIELYSGAYRQRTEPPPRSATRRMDEAATGSARVLITGQRNSGKSSLVNALLGRELAPVGLTQSTSDWTVYEAPPLLAEQDGLAESANHAAASAKVPSWELIDSPPLAACGDAAWLVQVREADLVIWVAAAHRADRGPDQRALKIMREQVAADVRLRPVPLVLVLTHADRLEPVLDWQPPYDPIRGQGVKERNMARALHAASSALGIAPESALLVALCENRPAWNLPALRQHLRARWPEAEQKRLERLGRAEGVVKAGVDLLRSVPGAIERARHFLRR; encoded by the coding sequence GTGAGCGATCCAAACACCACCTCGCCGCTCCACTGGCGCCTGCTGCTGCGGCGCCTCTGGCCAGAGCTGCTGACACTAACGCTGGTATCGGCGGCCTTTACCCTGCTGCCCGCGCTTGGTCTGCTGTGGCTGGCTCAGCAGGGGTGGCTGGCCTGGTGGCTGGGGTTGTGCGCGGCACTCATGGGGCTGCTGGCATTGCTGCGGTTATTGCGCCGCGATCCGACCGCCGGAGTGCCGATGGATGCGCCGCGACCAGGAGCCGCGGCGGCCGAGTGCCAGGCACGCGCGGCCTTGGCGGCACTGGTGGCCGACACCTCGGCCGATGATCTGGCCAATCGCGAGGTGGTTGACCGGCTGCTGCGCCGAACTGTCACTGCGGTCGCCACGGCCTATGCGCCCGATGATGAGGCGGCGGTGCTGAATTTTACCCTGCCCGAAGTGCTGCTGATGCTTGAGGAAGTCGCGCGACGGCTGCGTCATATCCTCAGCACCGAGCTGCCGGTGCTGCGCCATTTGCGCTTGAGTTGGGCGGCGCGGGGCAGCGATCTGATCGGACGTGGTCTCAAGCCGGCGCGTGGGCTGGCCAATGCTTGGCGCGTGATGCGTCTGGCCGATCCGCTCGGTGCGGTCATCGCCGAGGTGCGCTCCCTGGTCATCGAGCAGGGCGTTACCCTGCTGGGTCGCGAAGCGCGCGCGGTGATGGCGACCGTGCTGGTGCGCGAGGTTGGCGAGGTGGCGATCGAGCTTTACTCAGGCGCTTACCGCCAGCGCACCGAGCCACCGCCGCGCAGCGCCACCCGCCGGATGGACGAGGCCGCCACAGGGTCGGCGCGGGTGCTGATCACCGGTCAGCGCAACAGCGGCAAGTCCAGTCTGGTCAACGCCTTGCTTGGGCGCGAGTTGGCGCCGGTCGGCCTGACGCAATCGACCTCGGACTGGACGGTGTATGAGGCGCCGCCGCTGCTGGCGGAGCAGGACGGGCTAGCGGAAAGCGCCAATCATGCAGCGGCGAGCGCCAAGGTGCCATCCTGGGAGCTGATCGACAGCCCGCCGCTCGCGGCGTGCGGCGATGCGGCATGGCTTGTGCAGGTGCGCGAGGCGGATCTGGTCATTTGGGTGGCGGCGGCGCATCGCGCCGACCGGGGCCCGGATCAACGCGCGCTCAAGATCATGCGCGAGCAAGTTGCTGCCGATGTGCGGCTGCGCCCGGTGCCGCTGGTATTGGTGCTGACCCACGCTGATCGCTTGGAGCCGGTGCTGGACTGGCAACCGCCCTATGACCCAATCAGGGGGCAAGGCGTCAAGGAGCGCAACATGGCGCGCGCACTGCACGCGGCAAGCAGCGCGCTTGGAATAGCGCCAGAAAGTGCGCTGCTGGTGGCGCTCTGTGAGAACAGGCCAGCATGGAATCTGCCAGCATTGCGTCAGCACTTGCGCGCGCGTTGGCCGGAAGCCGAGCAGAAGCGGCTCGAGCGCTTGGGGCGTGCCGAGGGGGTGGTGAAAGCCGGTGTCGATCTGCTGCGCAGCGTGCCGGGCGCAATTGAACGCGCCCGGCACTTTTTGCGCCGCTGA
- a CDS encoding alpha/beta fold hydrolase has translation MTATNRDSHITVGLAPALDAPCERIALRHRPSLAYYSDQQASGRPLVLIHSINAAPSSFEVKPLFEHYRQQRPVFSLDLPGFGQAGRGPANYSPEYYAEVIETFLAQVPDQPVDLLALSLSSEFAVRATLSSPERVRSLVLISPTGFSKRQPPPRPFSNFIHPLLAGLPWNQPLFDLVASRRSINYYLSQSFMQQAPREMVDYAFATSHQPGARHAPLTFLSGKLFTLQAMTKLYGQLTTHPTLVLADRDPYVRFEGLDNFITAHANWRRGRVVPNMGLPHWEDLAATVKTLDEFWASLESSAD, from the coding sequence ATGACCGCAACCAATCGCGACTCGCACATCACAGTGGGTCTTGCACCCGCCCTCGATGCCCCGTGCGAACGCATCGCCCTTAGACACCGACCCAGTCTGGCTTATTATTCCGACCAACAGGCCAGCGGCCGCCCACTGGTCTTGATTCACAGCATCAATGCCGCGCCCAGTAGTTTTGAGGTCAAGCCGCTGTTCGAGCACTACCGCCAGCAGCGGCCAGTGTTCAGCCTGGATCTGCCGGGTTTTGGCCAGGCCGGGCGCGGACCCGCGAACTACTCGCCAGAATATTATGCCGAGGTGATCGAAACATTCCTCGCACAGGTACCGGATCAGCCGGTCGATCTGCTCGCACTCTCCTTGAGCAGTGAATTCGCGGTGCGCGCCACGCTGTCGTCACCAGAGCGGGTGCGCTCCCTGGTGTTGATCTCCCCGACCGGCTTTAGCAAGCGCCAGCCACCACCGCGCCCATTCAGCAATTTTATCCACCCGCTGCTGGCCGGACTGCCATGGAATCAACCGCTGTTTGATCTGGTTGCCTCCCGGCGCAGCATCAATTACTACCTAAGCCAATCCTTCATGCAGCAAGCACCTCGGGAGATGGTCGATTACGCCTTTGCCACTTCCCACCAACCCGGCGCGCGCCATGCCCCCCTGACCTTTCTTTCGGGCAAGCTGTTCACGCTCCAGGCCATGACCAAGCTTTACGGCCAGCTGACCACACACCCCACGCTGGTGCTGGCTGATCGCGACCCCTATGTGCGCTTTGAGGGACTGGATAATTTCATCACCGCCCATGCCAACTGGCGCCGCGGCCGGGTGGTGCCCAACATGGGCCTGCCGCACTGGGAGGATCTGGCCGCGACCGTCAAGACACTGGATGAATTTTGGGCGTCGCTTGAATCATCCGCGGACTGA